Proteins encoded within one genomic window of Trichoderma asperellum chromosome 2, complete sequence:
- a CDS encoding uncharacterized protein (EggNog:ENOG41) — translation MAAPQPHIKLYTDSTPNGIKITTALEELGLKYEVEHVDISTLRQKEPWYLEINPNGRIPAIVDTFDDGEPIRVFEGGSILQYLTERYDPEHKLSFPKGSREYYECNNLLFFQHGGIGPMQGQASHFLKYAPVKIEYSVKRYVTETRRLYSVLDTQLSKSKSGYLVGDHLSIADIANLSWVIFGEYTDVDMNAFPHLKEWEARLSARPAIARGFHIPKVLGIKSDDPEGAKKYQNHHADWVIRSQQLEQEVFGKKIKSILIDRMSRDRRYLY, via the coding sequence ATGGCGGCACCTCAACCTCACATCAAGCTGTACACTGACTCCACCCCCAATGGAATCAAGATTACCACAGCGCTAGAAGAGCTCGGACTCAAGTACGAAGTCGAACATGTTGACATTAGTACACTTCGCCAGAAGGAGCCTTGGTATCTCGAAATCAACCCCAATGGGCGAATTCCCGCCATTGTAGACACATTCGACGATGGCGAGCCCATCAGAGTCTTTGAGGGTGGAAGCATCTTACAGTATCTGACTGAGCGATATGATCCCGAGCACAAGCTATCGTTCCCCAAGGGCAGCAGAGAGTACTATGAATGCAACAACTTGCTATTCTTCCAGCATGGAGGTATTGGTCCCATGCAAGGCCAGGCCTCCCACTTTCTCAAATATGCTCCGGTCAAAATCGAGTACAGTGTTAAGCGCTATGTGACCGAGACAAGGAGACTCTACAGTGTCCTTGACACTCAGCTGTCCAAGTCCAAGTCCGGATATTTGGTCGGAGACCATCTCTCAATCGCGGATATTGCCAACCTGTCGTGGGTGATTTTCGGTGAATACACCGATGTCGATATGAATGCTTTCCCGCATCTCAAGGAGTGGGAGGCTAGACTGAGCGCAAGGCCTGCTATTGCTAGAGGATTCCATATCCCCAAGGTCCTAGGAATAAAGAGCGATGACCCTGAGGGCGCTAAAAAGTACCAGAACCATCATGCGGATTGGGTCATTAGAAGCCAGCAGTTGGAACAAGAGGTATTtggcaaaaaaataaagagcaTCTTGATAGATAGAATGAGTAGAGATAGACGATACCTGTATTAA